A genome region from Gadus chalcogrammus isolate NIFS_2021 chromosome 7, NIFS_Gcha_1.0, whole genome shotgun sequence includes the following:
- the LOC130385411 gene encoding histone-lysine N-methyltransferase PRDM7-like, giving the protein MFSELTTKNRKYLRMTTTSSVMSVGLSSSKSARSTVLSSSWLIDRPVAVGEKDRAKKTLPAEFEIRDSGIPGAGLGVFYCGDGGLPIGTHFGPYEGHRTDEEGALESGYSWEIYKSRHNDYIDAKRETLSNWMRYVNCARNEEEQNLIAFQHKGGILYRTCGLVTSGAELLVWYGDEYARHLGIGFDLLWNNKKLY; this is encoded by the exons ATGTTCTCAGAGTTAACTACCAAGAACCGGAAGTACCTAAGGATGACGACTACTTCT TCTGTGATGAGTGTAGGACTTTCTTCCTCGAAGAGTGCGAGGTCCACGGTCCTATCGTCTTCGTGGCTGATCGATCGCCCCGTTGCTgtcggagagaaagacagagccaaGAAGACGCTGCCCGCTGAGTTTGAG atcagagattctgggatccctggggccggtctaggggtgttttactgtggagacggtggccttcccattggaacacactttggaccctacgaaggacacaggaccgatgaagagggagccctggagagtggatactcctgggag atctacaagagcagacacaatgattacattgatgcaaagagagagacactttctaacTGGATGAG gtacgtcaattgtgctcgtaatgaagaggaacagaaccTAATAGCGTTTCAGCACAAAGGAGGAATTCTGTATCGCACCTGTGGCCTCGTGACTTCAGGAGCAGAGCTCTTGGTCTGGTATGGGGACGAATACGCCAGACATCTGGGAATCGGATTTGATCTACTGTGGAACAACAAGAAGCTCTACTAA